A genomic window from Micromonospora sp. WMMA1947 includes:
- the mshB gene encoding N-acetyl-1-D-myo-inositol-2-amino-2-deoxy-alpha-D-glucopyranoside deacetylase, translating to MTGVTTLPDRRLLLVHAHPDDESIGTGATMAHYAATGAHVTLVTCTLGEEGEIHVPALAQLCAAEADQLGGYRIGELAAACAALGVTDHRFLGGAGRYRDSGMMGMATNEHPRAFWQADLDVAAGYLVDVIREVRPQVLVTYDPDGFYGHPDHIQAHRVAMRAVELAAAEGIAPAKVYWTAMPRSVLDAGLETFTESSDNPFAGIESADELPFGTPDAEIAARIDGTDQHAAKEAAMRAHATQIPANSWLYSIAGNFGGEFMGVEYFTLAVGEKGPGHGPYGWEDDLFAGIALDTPERSPVAAAGLR from the coding sequence GTGACGGGCGTGACGACGCTGCCCGACCGACGCCTCCTGCTGGTCCACGCGCATCCCGACGACGAGTCGATCGGCACCGGCGCGACGATGGCGCACTACGCCGCCACCGGCGCCCACGTCACGCTCGTGACCTGCACGCTCGGCGAGGAGGGCGAGATCCACGTCCCGGCGCTGGCCCAGCTCTGCGCGGCCGAGGCGGACCAGCTCGGCGGCTACCGGATCGGCGAGCTGGCGGCCGCCTGCGCCGCGCTCGGCGTGACCGACCACCGGTTCCTCGGCGGCGCGGGCCGCTACCGCGACTCCGGCATGATGGGCATGGCCACGAACGAGCACCCGCGCGCGTTCTGGCAGGCCGACCTGGACGTCGCCGCCGGATATCTGGTGGACGTCATCCGCGAGGTCCGCCCCCAGGTGCTCGTCACGTACGACCCGGACGGCTTCTACGGCCACCCCGACCACATCCAGGCGCACCGGGTGGCGATGCGGGCGGTCGAGCTGGCCGCCGCCGAGGGGATCGCCCCGGCGAAGGTCTACTGGACGGCCATGCCGCGCAGTGTGCTCGACGCCGGCCTGGAGACGTTCACCGAGTCGTCGGACAACCCGTTCGCCGGCATCGAGAGCGCCGACGAGCTGCCGTTCGGCACGCCGGACGCGGAGATCGCCGCCCGGATCGACGGCACCGACCAGCACGCCGCCAAGGAGGCGGCGATGCGCGCCCACGCCACCCAGATCCCGGCGAACTCCTGGCTCTACTCGATCGCCGGCAACTTCGGCGGCGAGTTCATGGGTGTCGAGTACTTCACGCTCGCGGTCGGCGAGAAGGGGCCGGGCCACGGCCCGTACGGCTGGGAGGACGACCTCTTCGCCGGGATCGCCCTGGACACGCCGGAGCGCTCCCCGGTCGCGGCGGCCGGTCTCCGGTGA
- a CDS encoding GNAT family N-acetyltransferase, which produces MLRQQDVGHRIVVRRIVGIREGRTLFSDALGELVELSETHITLSTDAGPLRVPVAEVHRAKRVPPARRPTAAAVVALELAADEAWPAPVRGRLGDWRLRWADGWTGRANSALPVGDPDRPLPAALDAVQRWYAERGGTALVNTPLPLAAPVGAELDARGWTARPPVLVQTVPLRALAAPPDAGLADTPPLAGPDGTPPVTLGGAPTDDWLAISASRKGGLPDAARHVLTAVERVRFAELRVDGRVLAIGRGTVTGEGRWLGVSLLEVLPEARRRGFAAAVVRALAGWGAAEGAGHAFLQVEQSNTGAVALYRRLGFTTHHTYLTRVAPAA; this is translated from the coding sequence GTGCTCCGACAGCAGGACGTGGGACACCGGATCGTGGTCCGCCGGATTGTGGGGATTCGCGAGGGCCGCACGCTGTTCTCCGACGCGCTCGGCGAGCTCGTGGAGCTCAGCGAGACCCACATCACCCTCTCCACCGACGCCGGTCCGCTGCGCGTACCGGTGGCCGAGGTGCACCGGGCCAAGCGGGTGCCGCCGGCCCGGCGGCCCACCGCCGCCGCCGTGGTCGCGCTGGAGCTGGCCGCCGACGAGGCGTGGCCCGCGCCGGTACGCGGACGGCTCGGCGACTGGCGGCTGCGCTGGGCCGACGGCTGGACCGGCCGGGCGAACAGCGCGCTACCGGTCGGCGACCCGGACCGCCCGCTGCCCGCCGCGCTGGACGCGGTGCAGCGCTGGTACGCCGAGCGCGGCGGCACCGCCCTGGTGAACACCCCACTGCCGCTGGCCGCCCCGGTCGGCGCCGAACTGGACGCGCGCGGCTGGACGGCCCGGCCCCCGGTGCTCGTGCAGACCGTCCCGCTGCGCGCCCTGGCCGCGCCGCCGGACGCCGGGCTCGCCGACACGCCGCCGCTCGCCGGCCCGGACGGCACGCCGCCGGTGACTCTGGGCGGCGCGCCCACCGACGACTGGCTGGCCATCTCCGCCAGCCGCAAGGGCGGCCTGCCGGACGCCGCGCGGCACGTCCTCACCGCCGTCGAGCGGGTCCGCTTCGCCGAGCTGCGCGTCGACGGCCGGGTGCTCGCCATCGGCCGGGGGACGGTGACCGGCGAAGGCCGCTGGCTCGGCGTCAGCCTGCTCGAAGTGCTGCCCGAGGCGCGTCGGCGCGGATTCGCCGCCGCTGTCGTACGCGCCCTGGCCGGCTGGGGCGCCGCCGAGGGCGCCGGCCACGCCTTCCTCCAGGTCGAGCAGAGCAACACCGGCGCCGTCGCGCTCTACCGCAGGCTCGGCTTCACCACCCACCACACCTACCTGACCCGGGTGGCCCCGGCGGCCTGA
- the fdxA gene encoding ferredoxin, with product MTYIIAEPCVDVLDKACIEECPVDCIYEGNRMLYIHPDECVDCGACEPVCPVEAIFYEDDVPEQWKDYTGANYEFFEDLGSPGGASKIGKVEKDATFVAAQPPRGEGH from the coding sequence GTGACCTACATCATCGCCGAGCCGTGCGTGGATGTGCTCGACAAGGCATGCATCGAGGAGTGCCCGGTCGACTGCATCTACGAGGGCAATCGGATGCTCTACATCCACCCCGACGAGTGCGTCGACTGTGGTGCCTGCGAGCCGGTCTGCCCGGTCGAAGCGATCTTCTACGAGGACGACGTCCCGGAGCAGTGGAAGGACTACACCGGGGCCAACTACGAGTTCTTCGAGGACCTGGGCTCGCCCGGTGGCGCCTCGAAGATCGGCAAGGTGGAGAAGGACGCCACCTTCGTCGCCGCGCAGCCGCCGCGCGGCGAGGGCCACTGA
- the dapC gene encoding succinyldiaminopimelate transaminase, with translation MNRRSPVSARLPDFTWDTLDAAATTAAAHPGGLINLSMGTPVDPVPELIRQALADASNAPGYPLTAGTPALRDAIAAWVARACGAGVDGLGVLPTIGSKELVAWLPTLLGLGPGDVVVVPSVAYPTYEDGARLVGATTVRTDSLTALGPDPRVRLVWVNSPGNPTGRVLPAAHLRKVVEWARERGAVVASDECYLPLGWDAEPVSVLSPEVCGGSYDGVLAVHSLSKRSNLAGYRAGFVAGDPALVAELLKIRKHAGLIVPAPVQAAMVAALGDQEHADAQRERYRVRREKLRAAFTGAGFTVEHSEAGLYLWLTRDEDCWETVEWLARRGILVAAGVFYGPAGARHVRVALTESDERVDAVAGRLAEA, from the coding sequence CTGAACCGGCGCTCGCCGGTCTCGGCACGGCTGCCCGACTTCACCTGGGACACCCTGGACGCCGCGGCCACCACGGCTGCGGCGCATCCGGGCGGTCTCATCAACCTGTCGATGGGCACGCCGGTCGACCCGGTGCCAGAGCTGATCCGCCAGGCCCTGGCCGACGCGTCGAACGCGCCGGGCTACCCGCTGACCGCCGGTACGCCCGCCCTGCGGGACGCGATCGCGGCGTGGGTCGCGCGGGCCTGCGGCGCGGGCGTGGACGGCCTGGGCGTGCTGCCGACGATCGGCTCCAAGGAGCTGGTGGCCTGGCTGCCCACGCTGCTCGGGCTCGGTCCCGGTGACGTGGTGGTGGTGCCGTCGGTCGCCTACCCGACCTACGAGGACGGGGCCCGGCTCGTCGGCGCGACCACGGTACGCACCGACTCACTGACCGCGCTGGGCCCGGATCCCCGGGTCCGCCTGGTCTGGGTCAACTCGCCGGGCAACCCGACCGGCCGGGTGCTGCCCGCCGCCCACCTGCGCAAGGTGGTCGAGTGGGCGCGCGAGCGCGGTGCGGTGGTCGCCAGCGACGAGTGCTACCTGCCGCTGGGCTGGGACGCCGAGCCCGTCTCGGTGCTGTCGCCCGAGGTGTGTGGCGGCTCGTACGACGGTGTGCTGGCGGTCCACTCGCTGTCCAAGCGTTCCAACCTGGCCGGATACCGGGCCGGGTTCGTCGCCGGTGACCCGGCGCTGGTGGCCGAGCTGCTCAAGATCCGCAAGCACGCGGGGCTGATCGTGCCGGCCCCGGTGCAGGCCGCCATGGTGGCCGCGCTCGGCGACCAGGAGCACGCCGACGCCCAGCGGGAGCGCTACCGCGTCCGCCGGGAGAAGCTGCGCGCGGCGTTCACCGGCGCGGGCTTCACCGTCGAGCACTCGGAGGCCGGGCTCTACCTGTGGCTCACCCGGGACGAGGACTGCTGGGAGACCGTCGAGTGGCTGGCCCGCCGGGGCATCCTGGTGGCCGCCGGTGTCTTCTACGGCCCGGCCGGCGCCCGGCACGTCCGGGTGGCGCTCACCGAGTCCGACGAGCGCGTCGACGCGGTGGCCGGGCGGCTCGCCGAGGCCTGA
- a CDS encoding prephenate dehydrogenase/arogenate dehydrogenase family protein, protein MAGELARAAVVGTGLIGGSVLLRLHEAGVDVAGWDPDPVARRQVRDRGVEAPGTVEEAVTGRDVVFLCGPLPTLPATLAQVAAVTDDGCVLTDVGSVKAEVSTAATVLGLGHRFVPGHPMAGADRAGVGAAGPDLLDGAAWVLCPGPTGLGAFRRLAVLLVDVFHARVVPMSAPEHDGAAALASHVPHVLAGALAGTVHRSALRDAVLTLAAGSFSDGTRVAGGPPERTANMLLGNRDRVLAELDALGAFLHDLTEALRGGDAGALADRFAEGRDVRATLRARTFTTHRREFPADDDHAGELAYLRELGAAGGHLSEVREAAGAVTYMGHLPATPPLG, encoded by the coding sequence ATGGCGGGCGAGCTGGCGCGGGCGGCGGTGGTCGGCACCGGGCTGATCGGCGGCTCGGTGCTGCTGCGGCTGCACGAGGCGGGTGTCGACGTGGCCGGCTGGGATCCCGATCCGGTGGCCCGCCGGCAGGTCCGCGACCGGGGCGTCGAGGCGCCCGGCACGGTCGAGGAGGCAGTCACCGGGCGGGACGTGGTGTTCCTCTGCGGCCCGCTGCCCACGCTGCCGGCGACGCTGGCCCAGGTCGCCGCCGTCACCGACGACGGGTGCGTGCTCACCGACGTGGGCAGCGTCAAGGCCGAGGTGAGCACCGCCGCCACCGTGCTGGGGCTCGGGCACCGGTTCGTGCCGGGCCACCCGATGGCCGGCGCGGACCGGGCCGGAGTTGGCGCCGCCGGCCCGGACCTGCTCGACGGCGCCGCCTGGGTGCTCTGCCCGGGGCCGACCGGCCTGGGCGCGTTCCGGCGGCTGGCGGTGCTGCTGGTGGACGTCTTCCACGCCCGGGTGGTGCCGATGTCCGCCCCGGAGCACGACGGCGCCGCCGCGCTCGCCTCGCACGTACCGCACGTGCTGGCCGGCGCGCTGGCCGGCACCGTGCACCGGTCGGCGTTGCGGGACGCGGTGTTGACGCTCGCCGCCGGCAGCTTCTCCGACGGCACCCGGGTCGCCGGCGGACCACCCGAGCGGACCGCGAACATGCTGCTCGGCAACCGGGACCGCGTCCTCGCCGAACTGGACGCGCTCGGCGCGTTCCTGCACGACCTGACCGAGGCGCTGCGCGGCGGCGACGCGGGTGCGCTGGCGGACCGGTTCGCCGAGGGGCGGGACGTCCGCGCGACGCTGCGGGCCCGGACGTTCACCACGCACCGGCGGGAGTTCCCGGCCGACGACGACCACGCGGGCGAGCTGGCGTACCTGCGGGAGCTGGGCGCGGCGGGCGGCCACCTGAGCGAGGTGCGGGAGGCGGCGGGCGCGGTCACCTACATGGGGCACCTGCCGGCCACCCCGCCGTTAGGCTGA
- a CDS encoding SIMPL domain-containing protein: MADAPVVAVRGEAYREVAPELARFTVTATATARDRDRETTLTRLAERAAAVRALLDAAGPVVERRETGQVHVWPVTKRSGERVVAYQGSVSTTVTTTDFTALGELMLRLADQEQVEVAGPVWSLRPDSPAYREARQAAIADALVRAREYAEALGARVIALRELSDTGMSAGPPMMMVGAAYSRSAEPERELELDPAPQPVQAAVEARFTISEPVLG, translated from the coding sequence ATGGCTGACGCACCGGTCGTGGCGGTACGCGGTGAGGCGTACCGGGAGGTGGCTCCCGAGCTGGCCCGGTTCACCGTGACGGCGACGGCGACGGCGCGGGACCGGGACCGGGAGACCACGCTGACCCGGCTGGCCGAACGGGCCGCCGCGGTGCGCGCGCTGCTCGACGCGGCCGGGCCCGTGGTGGAGCGCCGGGAGACCGGCCAGGTCCACGTCTGGCCGGTGACGAAGCGCTCCGGCGAGCGGGTGGTGGCCTACCAGGGCAGCGTGAGCACCACAGTGACGACCACCGACTTCACCGCGCTCGGCGAGCTGATGCTCCGCCTGGCCGACCAGGAGCAGGTCGAGGTGGCCGGGCCGGTGTGGTCGCTGCGTCCGGACAGCCCGGCCTACCGGGAGGCGCGGCAGGCCGCGATCGCCGACGCGCTGGTCCGGGCCCGGGAGTACGCCGAGGCGCTCGGCGCCCGGGTGATCGCGTTGCGGGAGCTGTCCGACACCGGGATGAGCGCCGGGCCGCCGATGATGATGGTCGGGGCGGCGTACTCGCGTTCCGCCGAGCCGGAGCGCGAACTGGAGCTGGACCCGGCGCCGCAGCCGGTGCAGGCGGCGGTCGAGGCGCGGTTCACCATCAGCGAGCCGGTGCTGGGCTGA
- a CDS encoding nucleoside/nucleotide kinase family protein yields the protein MPPAEVLPLDELVARARALAEAGPRQLLGIAGAPGAGKSTLAERIVAALGPVARLVPMDGFHLAGSELARLGRADRKGAPDTFDVNGFVSVLRRLRRLEPTSVWAPEFRRDLEEPVAGAIEVPPEVRLVVTEGNYLLLRDDPWEEVRTLVHQIWFLDLDAELRLRRLTARHEAYGKSPEQARAWALGSDEENARRVAGTAGHADLVVRLADPPQA from the coding sequence ATGCCACCGGCGGAGGTGCTGCCGCTCGACGAGCTGGTCGCCCGAGCGCGGGCGCTGGCCGAGGCGGGTCCGCGTCAGCTGCTCGGCATCGCCGGCGCGCCCGGCGCGGGCAAGTCCACCCTGGCCGAACGGATCGTGGCCGCGCTCGGCCCGGTCGCCCGGCTGGTCCCGATGGACGGCTTCCACCTGGCCGGGTCGGAGCTGGCGCGGCTCGGCCGGGCCGACCGCAAGGGCGCGCCGGACACGTTCGACGTCAACGGCTTCGTCTCCGTGCTGCGCCGGTTGCGCCGGCTGGAACCGACGTCGGTGTGGGCGCCGGAGTTCCGCCGCGACCTGGAGGAGCCGGTCGCCGGGGCGATCGAGGTGCCGCCCGAGGTGCGCCTGGTGGTCACCGAGGGCAACTACCTGCTGCTGCGGGACGACCCGTGGGAGGAGGTGCGCACCCTCGTACACCAGATCTGGTTCCTGGACCTGGACGCGGAGCTGCGGCTGCGCCGGCTCACCGCCCGCCACGAGGCGTACGGGAAGTCGCCGGAGCAGGCCCGCGCCTGGGCGCTGGGCAGCGACGAGGAGAACGCCCGGCGAGTGGCCGGCACGGCCGGGCACGCCGATCTGGTGGTACGCCTGGCCGACCCACCGCAGGCGTGA
- a CDS encoding sugar O-acetyltransferase — translation MTSMKDRMLAGEPYIADDPAIIADLERAARLSERFNRSSADDPPGRLAALRELLGSLGEDAWVRPPLYCDYGYQTHIGPRTFVNFNAVFLDVARITIGADVQIGPNVQLLTATHPVEPEARRAKWESALPITIGDNVWLGGGVIVLAGVAIGENTVVGAGAVVTRDLPANVVAVGNPARPIRSLAQPS, via the coding sequence ATGACCTCCATGAAGGACCGGATGCTGGCCGGCGAGCCGTACATCGCCGACGATCCGGCGATCATCGCCGACCTGGAGCGCGCGGCCCGGCTCAGCGAGCGGTTCAACCGCAGTTCCGCCGACGACCCGCCCGGCCGCCTCGCCGCGCTGCGGGAACTGCTCGGCTCACTCGGCGAGGACGCCTGGGTCCGGCCACCGCTGTACTGCGACTACGGGTACCAGACGCACATCGGCCCGCGGACGTTCGTCAACTTCAACGCGGTCTTCCTCGACGTCGCCCGCATCACCATCGGCGCCGACGTCCAGATCGGACCGAACGTGCAACTGCTCACCGCCACGCACCCGGTGGAGCCGGAGGCACGCCGGGCCAAATGGGAATCGGCCCTACCCATCACCATCGGTGACAACGTCTGGCTCGGCGGGGGCGTGATCGTCCTGGCCGGCGTGGCCATCGGCGAGAACACGGTGGTCGGCGCGGGCGCGGTGGTCACCCGCGACCTGCCGGCGAACGTGGTCGCGGTAGGTAACCCCGCTCGTCCGATCAGGAGCCTGGCTCAACCGTCCTGA
- a CDS encoding S8 family serine peptidase, which translates to MLRNRRKLTALGLGLALALGLPVPALAAAPTGPSAPTGPSAQAGARPVTVTLITGDRVTVAPGGRAAVRPGAGRAGIQFMVGRERDRLTVLPQDALPLVRAGKLDRRLFDVSGLIEAGYDDARRDSVPLLVTYRPGAARRTAAPLAGARVTRDLPAIAGAAVVADKGDTGALWKAVSADRSGARLDAAGGVDRIWLDGRRRLTLDHSVPQIGAPTAWAAGYTGKGVRVAVLDTGVDLTHPDLAGKVAESRNFTEEADPDDIVGHGTHVASTIAGSGAASGGKYRGVAPDATLLSGKVCEVYGCTESAILAGMQWAAAEQDATVVNMSLSGGDTPEVDPLEEAVGTLTEQHGTLFVISAGNDGVDGSVGSPATADAALAVGAVDRDDALADFSSRGPRVGDGAIKPDITAPGVEIVAARAANGQIGDPVGDRYASLSGTSMAAPHVAGAVALLAQQHPGWTPERYKATLMASAKPHPEQTAFQQGAGRVDLARAITQQVTSEPASVSFGVATWPHTDDQPISRTVTYRNGGTAPLTLDLSTAFTGPGGRAAPAGMLTLSASRLTVPAGGSAQVTVVVDTRLGGADGYWTGRLLARAGDAVAVTPLAVDREVESYDLTVAHRDRSGALTDGYYTVLLGLDDGSYRDVYDADGEARLRVPKGRYGVQSLIFVDGDEGWSEVSFLAQPELVVAGNQRLTLDARRAKPVRTTVPQRGAAPLLIDVTAAWGFEDYYASFGLWTDKFEGLYSAQIGRSVSDKVFVGSLASQWVEPTAPERSPYFYGLNELFPGRFPTGFVRNYRPADLATVVNRFAAGYTGMDNELVVYPEPDYNMGGSAIVLPVQVPGKRIDHLSVTRTRWSAELAFGERGEDGWLQPRAVLESVPTRYRAGHTYTEEWNKAPFGPSFPQPQWPEQGITRTGDTLVVSLPVHSDASGHPGGSFNDVEQTRLHRNGKLVGESPYPGYGEFTVPPGAANYRLETVAKRDFTDLSTEVSASWTFRSKRVPGDVPARLPAMAVRFTPPLAVDSSAPAGRTFTVPVAVQRQPGAPSGRVVALTVDVSYDGGKTWRKATLKKQGGAWTATVRHPAGPGYASLRATARDDAGNTVTQRIIQAYRLR; encoded by the coding sequence TTGCTCCGGAACCGCAGAAAGCTGACGGCGCTCGGCCTCGGCCTGGCGCTGGCGCTCGGCCTGCCGGTGCCCGCGCTGGCCGCCGCGCCGACCGGCCCGTCCGCACCGACCGGCCCGTCCGCCCAGGCCGGCGCCCGCCCGGTCACCGTCACCCTGATCACCGGCGACCGGGTCACCGTCGCCCCCGGCGGCCGTGCCGCGGTACGCCCCGGTGCCGGTCGCGCCGGCATCCAGTTCATGGTCGGACGGGAGCGCGACCGGCTCACCGTGCTGCCGCAGGACGCGCTCCCGCTGGTCCGCGCGGGCAAGCTCGACCGGCGGCTGTTCGACGTGAGCGGGCTGATCGAGGCCGGCTACGACGACGCGCGGCGCGACAGCGTACCGCTGCTCGTGACGTACCGGCCGGGGGCGGCCCGGCGGACGGCGGCCCCGCTCGCCGGCGCGCGGGTGACCCGCGACCTGCCGGCGATCGCCGGCGCGGCGGTCGTCGCCGACAAGGGTGACACCGGCGCGCTCTGGAAGGCGGTGAGCGCCGACCGTTCCGGCGCCCGGCTCGACGCGGCGGGGGGTGTCGACCGGATCTGGCTCGACGGCCGGCGGCGGCTGACACTCGACCACAGCGTGCCGCAGATCGGCGCGCCGACCGCGTGGGCCGCCGGATACACGGGTAAGGGCGTGCGGGTAGCGGTGCTCGACACCGGCGTCGACCTCACCCACCCGGACCTGGCCGGCAAGGTCGCCGAGTCGCGCAACTTCACCGAGGAGGCGGACCCGGACGACATCGTCGGGCACGGCACGCACGTGGCCTCCACCATCGCCGGCAGCGGCGCCGCCTCGGGCGGGAAGTACCGGGGCGTGGCGCCCGACGCCACGCTGCTGTCCGGAAAGGTCTGCGAGGTCTACGGCTGCACCGAGTCGGCCATCCTGGCCGGCATGCAGTGGGCCGCGGCCGAGCAGGACGCCACTGTCGTGAACATGAGCCTCAGCGGTGGCGACACCCCGGAGGTGGACCCGCTGGAGGAGGCGGTCGGGACGCTCACCGAGCAGCACGGGACGCTGTTCGTGATCTCGGCCGGCAACGACGGTGTCGACGGTTCGGTCGGCTCGCCGGCCACCGCCGACGCCGCGCTCGCGGTCGGCGCCGTGGACCGGGACGACGCGCTCGCCGACTTCTCCAGCCGCGGTCCCCGGGTCGGCGACGGGGCGATCAAGCCGGACATCACCGCGCCGGGTGTGGAGATCGTGGCCGCGCGGGCCGCGAACGGCCAGATCGGCGACCCGGTGGGGGACCGGTACGCCTCGCTGTCCGGCACGTCGATGGCCGCCCCGCACGTGGCCGGCGCGGTCGCGCTGCTCGCCCAGCAGCACCCCGGCTGGACGCCCGAGCGCTACAAGGCGACGCTCATGGCCTCGGCGAAGCCGCACCCCGAGCAGACCGCGTTCCAGCAGGGCGCGGGCCGGGTCGACCTCGCCCGCGCGATCACCCAGCAGGTGACGAGCGAACCGGCGTCCGTCTCGTTCGGCGTGGCGACCTGGCCGCACACCGACGACCAGCCGATCAGCCGGACGGTCACCTACCGCAACGGCGGGACCGCCCCGCTCACGCTGGACCTGAGCACCGCGTTCACCGGGCCGGGCGGGCGGGCCGCACCGGCCGGCATGCTCACCCTCAGCGCCTCCCGGCTCACCGTCCCGGCGGGCGGCAGCGCCCAGGTGACGGTCGTGGTGGACACCCGGCTCGGCGGCGCCGACGGCTACTGGACCGGCCGCCTGCTCGCCCGCGCCGGCGACGCGGTGGCGGTGACGCCGCTCGCTGTCGACCGCGAGGTGGAGAGCTACGACCTGACCGTGGCCCACCGCGACCGCTCGGGTGCCCTGACCGACGGCTACTACACCGTTCTGCTCGGGCTCGACGACGGCAGCTACCGCGACGTGTACGACGCCGACGGGGAGGCCCGGCTTCGGGTGCCCAAGGGCAGGTACGGCGTGCAGAGCCTGATCTTCGTCGACGGCGACGAGGGCTGGTCGGAGGTTTCCTTCCTCGCCCAGCCGGAACTGGTGGTGGCCGGGAACCAGCGGCTCACGCTGGACGCCCGGCGGGCGAAGCCGGTACGCACCACGGTGCCGCAGCGCGGCGCGGCGCCGCTGCTGATCGACGTCACAGCGGCCTGGGGATTCGAGGACTACTACGCCAGTTTCGGGCTCTGGACCGACAAGTTCGAGGGCCTCTACTCGGCCCAGATCGGCCGCAGCGTCTCCGACAAGGTGTTCGTCGGCTCGCTCGCCAGCCAGTGGGTCGAGCCGACAGCGCCCGAGCGCAGCCCGTACTTCTACGGACTGAACGAGCTGTTCCCGGGCCGGTTCCCGACCGGCTTCGTCCGGAACTACCGGCCCGCCGACCTGGCCACCGTCGTCAACCGGTTCGCCGCCGGCTACACGGGGATGGACAACGAACTGGTCGTGTACCCGGAGCCCGACTACAACATGGGCGGCTCGGCGATCGTCCTGCCCGTGCAGGTGCCGGGCAAGCGGATCGACCACCTCAGCGTCACCCGCACCCGCTGGAGCGCCGAACTGGCCTTCGGTGAGCGGGGCGAGGACGGCTGGCTCCAGCCGCGGGCGGTGCTGGAGTCCGTGCCCACCCGCTACCGGGCCGGGCACACCTACACCGAGGAATGGAACAAGGCCCCGTTCGGCCCGTCGTTCCCGCAGCCGCAGTGGCCGGAGCAGGGCATCACCCGTACCGGTGACACCCTCGTGGTCTCGCTGCCGGTGCACAGCGACGCGTCCGGGCACCCCGGCGGTTCGTTCAACGACGTCGAGCAGACCCGGCTCCACCGCAACGGCAAGCTGGTCGGCGAATCGCCCTACCCGGGGTACGGCGAGTTCACAGTGCCGCCGGGAGCGGCGAACTACCGGCTGGAGACCGTGGCGAAGCGCGACTTCACCGACCTGAGCACCGAGGTGTCGGCGAGCTGGACGTTCCGTTCCAAGCGGGTTCCGGGTGACGTGCCGGCCCGGCTGCCGGCCATGGCGGTCCGGTTCACCCCGCCGCTGGCGGTGGACAGCTCCGCCCCGGCGGGCCGGACGTTCACCGTGCCGGTGGCGGTGCAGCGCCAGCCCGGCGCGCCGTCCGGCCGGGTCGTCGCGCTCACCGTCGACGTCTCCTACGACGGCGGGAAGACCTGGCGCAAGGCGACACTGAAGAAGCAGGGCGGGGCGTGGACGGCCACCGTCCGGCACCCGGCCGGCCCGGGGTACGCGTCGTTGCGGGCCACCGCCCGGGACGACGCCGGCAACACCGTGACCCAGCGGATCATCCAGGCGTACCGCCTGCGGTGA
- the dapD gene encoding 2,3,4,5-tetrahydropyridine-2,6-dicarboxylate N-succinyltransferase encodes MTSAPSAWGIGLATVTAQDQVLDTWYPTGKLGLGELPLVPGEDRADVLDLPPGAIGERALPGLRTVEVTTLIGSLDDPIKDAADAYLRLHLLSHRLVRPNELNLDGIFGKLANVAWTSAGPCPPERVDELRVIERAAGRHLSVYGVDKFPRMTDYVVPSGVRIADADRVRLGAYLSSGTTVMHEGFVNFNAGTLGTSMVEGRIVQGVVVGDGSDIGGGASIMGTLSGGGTEKVRIGERSLVGANAGVGITLGDDCVVEAGCYITAASKITLPDGRTVKARELSGVDGLLFWRNSVTGALEAKPRTGQGITLNAALHAND; translated from the coding sequence GTGACGTCCGCACCATCCGCCTGGGGTATCGGCCTGGCCACCGTCACCGCGCAGGACCAGGTGCTCGACACCTGGTACCCGACCGGCAAGCTGGGCCTGGGCGAGCTGCCGCTGGTGCCCGGCGAGGACCGGGCCGACGTGCTCGACCTGCCGCCGGGTGCGATCGGCGAGCGGGCGCTGCCCGGGTTGCGCACGGTTGAGGTGACCACGCTGATCGGCTCGCTGGACGACCCGATCAAGGACGCCGCCGACGCGTACCTGCGGTTGCACCTGCTCTCCCACCGCCTGGTGCGGCCCAACGAGCTGAACCTCGACGGCATCTTCGGCAAGCTGGCGAACGTGGCCTGGACGTCGGCCGGGCCGTGCCCGCCGGAGCGGGTGGACGAACTGCGCGTCATCGAGCGGGCCGCCGGCCGTCACCTGTCCGTGTACGGGGTGGACAAGTTCCCCCGGATGACCGACTACGTGGTGCCGTCCGGGGTGCGGATCGCCGACGCGGACCGCGTCCGGCTCGGCGCGTACCTGTCCTCCGGCACCACCGTCATGCACGAGGGCTTCGTCAACTTCAACGCCGGCACGCTGGGCACCTCGATGGTCGAGGGCCGCATCGTGCAGGGCGTGGTGGTCGGCGACGGCTCCGACATCGGCGGTGGCGCCTCGATCATGGGCACGCTCTCCGGCGGCGGCACGGAGAAGGTGCGCATCGGTGAGCGGAGCCTGGTCGGCGCGAACGCCGGTGTCGGCATCACGCTGGGCGACGACTGCGTGGTGGAGGCCGGCTGCTACATCACTGCCGCCTCGAAGATCACCCTGCCGGACGGCCGGACGGTCAAGGCCCGCGAGCTGTCCGGCGTCGACGGGCTGCTGTTCTGGCGCAACTCGGTGACCGGCGCGCTGGAGGCGAAGCCGCGTACCGGCCAGGGCATCACGCTCAACGCCGCGCTGCACGCCAACGACTGA